A window of the Canis aureus isolate CA01 chromosome 34, VMU_Caureus_v.1.0, whole genome shotgun sequence genome harbors these coding sequences:
- the LOC144304537 gene encoding uncharacterized protein LOC144304537 produces MLLLLQYLKLLKKLSQNRNFPGHHPKHQKPNQFQCLKFLKKLSLKRKQQWHLLKSLKPHLLQCPRLPKKLSLKRKCVCHLLKSRKSHLLQCLKLPKKLSLKRKCLWHLLKSPKSHLLQCPRLPKKLSLKRKCVCHLLKSWKSHLLQCPRLPKKLSLKWKCLWCFLKNLKSHLLQCPRLPKKLSLKRKCVCRLLKSQKFHLLQCLRFLKKLSLKRKCVCRLLKSQKFHLLQVFVTNLRLKKITRLLKISCSRGLCNS; encoded by the exons ATGCTCCTCCTGTTACAG TACCTGAAGTTGCTCAAGAAGTTGTCCCAGAACAGAAATTTCCCAGGGCACCACCCAAAACACCAGAAGCCCAACCAATTTCAG TGCCtgaagttcctcaagaaattgTCCCTGAAAAGAAAGCAGCAGTGGCACCTCCTAAAAAGCCTGAAGCCCCACCTTTTACAG TGCCCGAGGCTCCCAAAGAAGTTGTCCCTGAAAAGAAAGTGCGTGTGCCACCTCCTAAAAAGCCGGAAGTCCCACCTGTTACAG TGCCTGAAGCTCCCAAAGAAGTTGTCCCTGAAAAGAAAGTGTCTGTGGCACCTCCTAAAAAGCCCAAAGTCCCACCTGTTACAG TGCCCGAGGCTCCCAAAGAAGTTGTCCCTGAAAAGAAAGTGCGTGTGCCACCTCCTAAAAAGCTGGAAGTCCCACCTGTTACAG TGCCCGAGGCTCCCAAAGAAGTTGTCCCTGAAATGGAAGTGCCTGTGGTGCTTCCTAAAGAACCTGAAGTCCCACCTGTTACAG TGCCCGAGGCTCCCGAAGAAGTTGTCCCTGAAAAGAAAGTGCGTGTGCCGCCTCCTAAAAAGCCAGAAGTTCCACCTGTTACAG TGCCTGAGGTTCCTGAAGAAGTTGTCCCTGAAAAGAAAGTGCGTGTGCCGCCTCCTAAAAAGCCAGAAGTTCCACCTGTTACAGGTATTTGTCACCAACCTTAGGCTGAAAAAGATAACTCGGCTCTTGAAAATATCTTGCTCCAGGGGTCTTTGTAATTCCTAA